One Purpureocillium takamizusanense chromosome 1, complete sequence genomic window carries:
- a CDS encoding uncharacterized protein (MEROPS:MER0034961~EggNog:ENOG503P3RK~CAZy:CE10~COG:V): MMASPYGLWGYLRLKAIASLLRLLTYVFTRSHFRPSSTCKRKEVRIPSREKGRFIKAWIYHPPGYVDGGEPSGVVVNWHGGGYIIPNLGMDHAFCERVARDTNLQVLDADYQKGPERPFPGAVEDAEDVLRWVESQKRVFDIDRVALSGFSSGGNLALVAASDLRRQFKNINIRAVYAFYPGVDLSITAEERLVPEPIEPLPAWFQRFLADAYVPRVQDRTSPRVSPTFAEASSFPERTMLFVCSGDVLAPETEAFGRKLEQAGCGVEVVKLEGVGHGFDKTIKPRLHNPEKTELAYSKVIKSLKATI; the protein is encoded by the coding sequence ATGATGGCGTCCCCCTATGGCCTCTGGGGGTATCTCAGGTTGAAGGCAATCGCATCGCTTCTCCGCCTGCTTACCTACGTTTTTACGCGCTCTCACTTCCGGCCATCCTCAACGTGTAAGCGCAAGGAAGTGCGCATCCCGTCCCGCGAGAAGGGCCGCTTCATCAAAGCTTGGATCTACCACCCGCCCGGctacgtcgacggcggcgagccttCGGGGGTCGTCGTCAATTGGCATGGAGGCGGTTACATCATTCCCAATTTGGGCATGGACCACGCCTTCTGCGAGCGGGTGGCCCGCGACACGAATCTTCAGGTACTGGACGCCGACTACCAGAAAGGACCTGAGCGGCCGTTCCCCGGGGCTGTagaagacgccgaggacgtgctGCGATGGGTCGAGAGCCAGAAGCGCGTCTTCGACATCGACCGGGTGGCGCTGTCTGGGTTCAGTTCCGGCGGCAACCTGGCactggtggcggcgtccgATCTGCGACGCCAATTCAAGAACATCAACATCCGAGCCGTCTACGCTTTCTACCCTGGCGTCGACCTGAGCATAACCGCGGAGGAGCGGTTGGTACCAGAGCCCATCGAGCCGCTGCCCGCTTGGTTCCAGCGCTTCCTTGCCGACGCCTACGTCCCGAGGGTTCAGGACCGGACGTCGCCCAGGGTGTCGCCAACGTTTGCCGAGGCGTCTTCGTTCCCTGAGCGCACCATGCTCTTTGTCTGCTCGGGAGATGTGCTGGCGCCGGAGACAGAGGCCTTTGGCCGGAAACTGGAGCAGGCTGGATgtggcgtcgaggtggtCAAGCTGGAAGGGGTTGGGCACGGGTTCGACAAGACGATCAAGCCGAGGCTGCATAAC